From one Pseudomonas sp. S35 genomic stretch:
- a CDS encoding ABC transporter permease, producing the protein MLKGYGAVILDGAWLTLQLALSSMALAIVLGLIGVALRLSPVRWLAWLGDLYSTVIRGIPDLVLILLIFYGGQDLLNRVAPMLGYDDYIDLNPLAAGIGTLGFIFGAYLSETFRGAFMAIPKGQAEAGLAYGMSSFQVFFRVMVPQMIRLAIPGFTNNWLVLTKATALISVVGLQDMMFKAKQAADATREPFTFFLAVAAMYLVITSVSLLALRHLEKRYSVGVRAADL; encoded by the coding sequence ATGTTGAAAGGCTACGGGGCCGTCATCCTCGATGGCGCATGGTTGACGCTTCAGCTCGCCTTGTCGTCCATGGCCTTGGCCATTGTTCTGGGTCTGATCGGGGTCGCGTTACGCCTGTCGCCGGTGCGCTGGTTGGCCTGGCTGGGTGACTTGTACTCCACGGTGATCCGCGGGATCCCCGACCTGGTGCTGATCCTGCTGATTTTCTACGGCGGCCAGGACTTGCTCAACCGCGTCGCGCCGATGCTGGGCTACGACGACTATATCGACTTGAACCCCTTGGCCGCCGGTATCGGCACCCTGGGTTTCATTTTTGGCGCCTACCTGTCGGAAACCTTCCGTGGCGCCTTCATGGCTATTCCCAAGGGCCAGGCCGAGGCCGGCCTTGCGTATGGCATGAGCAGTTTCCAGGTGTTTTTCCGGGTGATGGTGCCGCAGATGATCCGGCTGGCGATCCCCGGTTTCACCAACAACTGGCTGGTCCTCACCAAGGCCACTGCGCTGATCTCGGTGGTGGGCCTGCAAGACATGATGTTCAAGGCCAAGCAGGCGGCAGATGCCACCCGCGAGCCGTTCACTTTCTTCCTCGCAGTGGCCGCGATGTACCTGGTGATTACCAGTGTGTCGCTGTTGGCCCTGCGTCATCTTGAGAAGCGCTACTCG